A genomic region of Manihot esculenta cultivar AM560-2 chromosome 15, M.esculenta_v8, whole genome shotgun sequence contains the following coding sequences:
- the LOC110602271 gene encoding uncharacterized protein LOC110602271, which yields MSQGYAIELYFDPALENQVLKAWNVLARRQISTQLIEIESRPHITLYSSSYVEPTKLESIVKAFASKQEPLPLSLSAIGGLPIDNNVLFLAPTPSLSLLQFHSQLYDALKKEGIEISEEYRPDSWIPYCAVAQDVPKARTGEAFCVLRDLKLPVTGYAMDIGLVEFSPVRELFSFVLGNSVEG from the coding sequence ATGTCACAAGGTTATGCAATTGAGCTCTATTTCGATCCAGCCCTTGAAAACCAGGTCTTGAAGGCCTGGAACGTGCTAGCTCGACGCCAAATCAGTACCCAACTCATCGAAATCGAGTCTCGCCCTCACATAACCCTTTATTCTAGCTCGTATGTTGAGCCCACAAAGCTTGAGTCAATCGTCAAGGCCTTTGCCTCAAAGCAGGAACCATTACCCTTATCGCTCTCTGCTATTGGGGGTCTTCCAATTGACAACAATGTCCTCTTTTTAGCTCCTACGCCTTCACTTTCACTTCTTCAGTTTCATTCTCAGTTGTATGATGCATTGAAGAAGGAGGGGATTGAGATTAGTGAAGAATATCGCCCTGACTCCTGGATTCCTTATTGTGCAGTGGCTCAAGATGTGCCAAAGGCTAGGACGGGAGAGGCATTTTGTGTTTTGAGAGACTTGAAGTTGCCGGTTACTGGGTATGCAATGGATATTGGGTTGGTGGAGTTCTCACCAGTTCGTGAATTATTCTCATTTGTCCTTGGCAATTCAGTAGAAGGATGA